AAGAGGTGTGGGCGGCGGCGGGAACCCCCAACGCCGTGTTTAGGCTCTCCCCCGCCGAGCTCCTGTCCCTGACGGGCGGCGTGACCCTGGACCTGGCTCAAGGGGCTTAGCTCAAGGAGCTAGACGACCGCCACCACCTTGCCCTGGGGATAGTGTGCCTTCAGGTGCTCGGCAAAGGCGCCCTCCTGGCCGCCGGCCACGAGGTTCACCGTGCAGCCGCCAAAGCCCGCTCCCGTCAGCCTCGAGCCGTAACAGCCTGCAAAGCTCGAGGCCGCCCTCACCAGCCGGTCCAGGGCCTCGCTCGACACCTCGTAGTCTTCCCTGAGCGACAGGTGCGAGTCGCTCATCAGCGTACCAAAGCGCTTTATCTCGCCCCCCGCCATCGCCGCCGCGCCCTCTTCGACGCGGCTGTTCTCGTAGAGGACGTGGCGGGCGCGCTTCCTGAGATCCCCGGAAAGCGCCCTCAGATGCTCGAGCTTGAGGTCTCTCAGCGCCGCCAAACCGAGCCTCTCGGCGATGCTCGCGCACTCGCGCACCCGCGCCGCATAGGCCGAACCCGCCAGCCGGCGGCTCGCCCCCGAGTCGACGACGACGAAGGACCAGTCGGGGGGAATGCGCAAGACCCGGTAACGCAAGTCGCGGCAGTCGAGCCGGATGGCCTGGCCGGGCGCGGGCACGCTCGCCGCGAACTGGTCCATGACGCCGCAGGGCACGCCCACGTAGCGGTTCTCGGCCCTCTGGCAGAGCAGCGCCAGCGTGGTGTCGCTCAAGTCCAAAGCG
This region of Deinococcota bacterium genomic DNA includes:
- the galK gene encoding galactokinase yields the protein MHDAADRVTVNDRAEALFTRCFGAVPAGVTTAPGRVNLLGDHTDYSGGLVLPAALRLQTAIAYRRLEGSTVRAVSESAEDEARFVVGEEGVTGWAAYLAGVAWALEQDGHAPSGLELAVASEVPTGAGLSSSAALEVAAARVWRAQDALDLSDTTLALLCQRAENRYVGVPCGVMDQFAASVPAPGQAIRLDCRDLRYRVLRIPPDWSFVVVDSGASRRLAGSAYAARVRECASIAERLGLAALRDLKLEHLRALSGDLRKRARHVLYENSRVEEGAAAMAGGEIKRFGTLMSDSHLSLREDYEVSSEALDRLVRAASSFAGCYGSRLTGAGFGGCTVNLVAGGQEGAFAEHLKAHYPQGKVVAVV